A genome region from Dickeya dadantii NCPPB 898 includes the following:
- a CDS encoding YchJ family protein — translation MSECCPCGSDQPYEHCCQPYLRRDAQAPRPDLLMRSRYSAYVKQDVDYLVDTWHPDCHAENWRADITTSCTDTHWLGLRILDVAPGKTVDEGYVEFAASYSAAGHPDRRVLMRERSRFLRYRDRWYYVDGVHLQTGRNDACPCGSGKKYKKCCGQ, via the coding sequence GTGTCCGAATGTTGCCCATGCGGCAGTGATCAGCCTTACGAACACTGCTGCCAGCCCTATCTGCGTCGTGATGCCCAGGCCCCGCGCCCTGACCTACTGATGCGTTCACGGTATAGCGCCTACGTCAAACAGGATGTCGATTATCTGGTCGACACCTGGCATCCGGATTGCCACGCGGAAAACTGGCGAGCCGACATCACCACAAGTTGCACCGACACGCACTGGCTCGGTCTGCGGATACTGGACGTCGCGCCGGGAAAAACGGTGGACGAAGGCTACGTCGAATTCGCGGCCAGCTACAGCGCAGCCGGGCATCCGGACCGCCGGGTGCTGATGAGGGAACGTTCTCGCTTCCTTCGTTATCGCGATCGCTGGTACTATGTCGACGGCGTTCACCTGCAAACCGGCAGGAACGACGCCTGTCCGTGCGGCTCCGGCAAAAAATACAAAAAGTGCTGCGGACAATAA